A stretch of the Clarias gariepinus isolate MV-2021 ecotype Netherlands chromosome 26, CGAR_prim_01v2, whole genome shotgun sequence genome encodes the following:
- the hnf4g gene encoding hepatocyte nuclear factor 4-gamma isoform X1: MKFSLTPVPKSLLDMDVANYCEGLDPTYSTLGFENADMLYSGESMPTETSISNGDNAVMSNCAICGDKATGKHYGASSCDGCKGFFRRSIRKSHVYSCRFSRQCVIDKDKRNQCRFCRLHKCFRAGMKKEAVQNERDRISSRRSSPDSHDLPPITVLAQAESLSQQISVASPTDSADVSEKKPATIGDVCESMKQQLLVLVEWAKYIPAFGELPLDDQVSLLRAHAGEHLLLGVAKRSMPYKDVLLLGNGCVIHRNCPEAEISRVANRVLDELVSPFQDIQIDENEYAALKAIVFFDPDAKNLRDPSKIKSMRYQVQMSLEDYINDRQYDSRGRFGELLLLLPTLQSITWQMIEQLQFIKLFGLAKIDNLLQEMLLGGLTAEQPYLHHHGHPQLAQDPITGQTLVISSISGPLHVQQIASPDTPIPSPPQVQSQEIYKACSSPTLLMVTQPISNRNSPEPLV, encoded by the exons ATGAAGTTTTCTCTCACTCCAGTACCCAAATCCCTCCTGGACATGGACGTAGCTAATTATTGTGAAGGGCTGGACCCGACGTACAGCACGCTAGGCTTTGAGAACGCTGACATGCTGTACAGCGGGG AAAGCATGCCAACGGAGACCAGCATCAGCAATGGGGACAATGCTGTGATGTCCAACTGTGCCATCTGTGGGGATAAGGCCACGGGAAAGCACTACGGCGCCTCCAGCTGTGACGGCTGCAAGGGTTTTTTCCGCAGAAGCATCCGGAAGAGTCACGTATACTCATGCAG GTTCAGTCGCCAGTGTGTCATCGACAAAGACAAGAGGAACCAGTGCCGCTTCTGccggcttcacaaatgcttccGGGCTGGAATGAAGAAGGAAG CTGTGCAGAATGAAAGGGATCGTATCAGCTCCAGGAGAAGCTCACCGGACTCGCATGACCTTCCACCTATCACTGTGCTGGCTCAGGCAGAGTCCCTTTCACAACAG ATCAGCGTCGCCAGTCCGACAGACTCTGCGGATGTCTCCGAGAAGAAACCAGCCACCATCGGGGATGTGTGCGAGTCTATGAAGCAACAGCTGCTTGTTCTGGTAGAGTGGGCTAAATACATCCCGGCCTTCGGCGAATTGCCTCTTGACGACCAG gtcaGTTTATTACGAGCGCACGCAGGAGAACATCTTCTGCTCGGAGTGGCCAAGCGGTCAATGCCATACAAAGATGTCCTGCTGCTCG gtaatGGCTGTGTTATTCACCGAAATTGCCCCGAGGCAGAGATCAGCCGAGTGGCTAACCGTGTCCTCGATGAATTGGTCTCACCTTTCCAAGACATACAGATTGATGAGAATGAATATGCAGCTCTGAAAGCCATTGTGTTTTTTGACCCTG ATGCCAAAAACCTCAGGGATCCCTCAAAGATAAAAAGCATGAGGTACCAGGTTCAGATGAGTCTCGAAGACTACATTAATGACCGTCAGTACGACTCTCGTGGGCGCTTTGGCGAGCTGCTGTTGCTTCTCCCTACACTGCAGAGCATCACCTGGCAGATGATCGAGCAGCTTCAATTCATCAAACTCTTCGGCCTGGCCAAGATCGACAACCTGCTGCAAGAAATGTTGCTAGGCG GTCTGACTGCAGAACAGCCCTACTTGCACCACCACGGCCACCCGCAGCTCGCTCAGGATCCGATCACGGGGCAGACGTTAGTCATAAGCTCCATTTCAGGCCCTCTGCATGTACAGCAAATAG CTTCTCCAGACACCCCAATCCCATCTCCACCTCAAGTTCAGAGCCAGGAGATCTACAAGGCCTGTTCTAGTCCTACACTCTTAATGGTGACCCAGCCCATCTCCAACAGAAACTCTCCTGAACCACTGGTCTGA
- the hnf4g gene encoding hepatocyte nuclear factor 4-gamma isoform X2, whose amino-acid sequence MPTETSISNGDNAVMSNCAICGDKATGKHYGASSCDGCKGFFRRSIRKSHVYSCRFSRQCVIDKDKRNQCRFCRLHKCFRAGMKKEAVQNERDRISSRRSSPDSHDLPPITVLAQAESLSQQISVASPTDSADVSEKKPATIGDVCESMKQQLLVLVEWAKYIPAFGELPLDDQVSLLRAHAGEHLLLGVAKRSMPYKDVLLLGNGCVIHRNCPEAEISRVANRVLDELVSPFQDIQIDENEYAALKAIVFFDPDAKNLRDPSKIKSMRYQVQMSLEDYINDRQYDSRGRFGELLLLLPTLQSITWQMIEQLQFIKLFGLAKIDNLLQEMLLGGLTAEQPYLHHHGHPQLAQDPITGQTLVISSISGPLHVQQIASPDTPIPSPPQVQSQEIYKACSSPTLLMVTQPISNRNSPEPLV is encoded by the exons ATGCCAACGGAGACCAGCATCAGCAATGGGGACAATGCTGTGATGTCCAACTGTGCCATCTGTGGGGATAAGGCCACGGGAAAGCACTACGGCGCCTCCAGCTGTGACGGCTGCAAGGGTTTTTTCCGCAGAAGCATCCGGAAGAGTCACGTATACTCATGCAG GTTCAGTCGCCAGTGTGTCATCGACAAAGACAAGAGGAACCAGTGCCGCTTCTGccggcttcacaaatgcttccGGGCTGGAATGAAGAAGGAAG CTGTGCAGAATGAAAGGGATCGTATCAGCTCCAGGAGAAGCTCACCGGACTCGCATGACCTTCCACCTATCACTGTGCTGGCTCAGGCAGAGTCCCTTTCACAACAG ATCAGCGTCGCCAGTCCGACAGACTCTGCGGATGTCTCCGAGAAGAAACCAGCCACCATCGGGGATGTGTGCGAGTCTATGAAGCAACAGCTGCTTGTTCTGGTAGAGTGGGCTAAATACATCCCGGCCTTCGGCGAATTGCCTCTTGACGACCAG gtcaGTTTATTACGAGCGCACGCAGGAGAACATCTTCTGCTCGGAGTGGCCAAGCGGTCAATGCCATACAAAGATGTCCTGCTGCTCG gtaatGGCTGTGTTATTCACCGAAATTGCCCCGAGGCAGAGATCAGCCGAGTGGCTAACCGTGTCCTCGATGAATTGGTCTCACCTTTCCAAGACATACAGATTGATGAGAATGAATATGCAGCTCTGAAAGCCATTGTGTTTTTTGACCCTG ATGCCAAAAACCTCAGGGATCCCTCAAAGATAAAAAGCATGAGGTACCAGGTTCAGATGAGTCTCGAAGACTACATTAATGACCGTCAGTACGACTCTCGTGGGCGCTTTGGCGAGCTGCTGTTGCTTCTCCCTACACTGCAGAGCATCACCTGGCAGATGATCGAGCAGCTTCAATTCATCAAACTCTTCGGCCTGGCCAAGATCGACAACCTGCTGCAAGAAATGTTGCTAGGCG GTCTGACTGCAGAACAGCCCTACTTGCACCACCACGGCCACCCGCAGCTCGCTCAGGATCCGATCACGGGGCAGACGTTAGTCATAAGCTCCATTTCAGGCCCTCTGCATGTACAGCAAATAG CTTCTCCAGACACCCCAATCCCATCTCCACCTCAAGTTCAGAGCCAGGAGATCTACAAGGCCTGTTCTAGTCCTACACTCTTAATGGTGACCCAGCCCATCTCCAACAGAAACTCTCCTGAACCACTGGTCTGA